The DNA region AAAAAATGGTAAGCAAGAGAACCAATAAATAAGCAACTAAATATAGAATACCCAATTTTCTTTACTAAAAAATAATACCACAAAAATATGTAGAAATAAACCTAAAATGTTCGTCAAATGTTCGTCGATTTAAAAAATAAGGGATTCTACATTGCTGCAAAATCCCTTAAAAAGTGGCCCAGCTTGGGCTCGAACCAAGGACTTACTGATTATGAGTCAGTTACTCTAACCAACTGAGTTACAAGGCCTTACGAATTTTTATTCTAAAAAAATTCTAAAAAATATTTACCACTTTATCTTTCCTTCTTAATCTCCAAAAAACTCTTCAGGCGACCTGATTATGAGTCAGTTACTCTAACCAACTGAGTTACAAGGCCTGCAATAGTATTAAAATATTACTTTTTCATTGGGTGTGCAAAAATAAACTTTTTTGCGGTGAACACAAAAATTATCTGGGTTTTTCTTGGCAGATTTCTACCAGCACACCGTTGGTAGATTTTGGATGAAGAAAAACTACAAGCTTATTGTCGGCACCGTCTTTCGGTTCCTCGGAAATAAATATGAATCCGGAGTTCTTTAACCTCTCAATTTCCTCGTAAATATCCTCTACGCCGAACGCGATATGGTGAATTCCCTCCCCCTTTTTATCGATAAACTTAGCAATCGGGCTTTCCGGATTGGTGGCTTCCAAAAGCTCAATTTTGCTTTCACCCACTTCGTAAAAAGAAGTAGTAACACCTTCTCTTTCCACGGATTCCTGCTTGTAGCTGTTCTTTCCTAAAAGTTTGGCAAATAAATCATCCGACGTTCCTAAGGATTTTACGGCAATACCAAGGTGCTCAATTTTCATATCATCAAAAAAATAAAAACTTTAATTAACTTCAATCTTCAGACTCGTGTCTTCGGACTTCTTTCAAACAAAAATACTAAATTTGCGGCATGAACGAAAGCAACAGACAAAGAAAAGTCGCACAGATCATACAGGAAGACTTCGCAGAGCTTTTCCGCAAACAGGCGGCAGAAAGTAAGCAAAGTTTTTTGGTGACCGTTTCGGATGCTAAAGTCACAGCAGATTTGAGCATCGCCAAAATCTATCTCAGCATTTTTCCGCAGGAGTTCCGTAACACCATTATGAAGGAAATCGAGGAAAACAAATCCCACTACCGAAACTTCATCGGACAGAAAATGGCGAAACAGGTAAGGATCATTCCCGAACTGCAGTTCTACCTCGACACCTCGCTCGACGATGTGGAAAGAATTGAACGTGAACTGAAAGGCGAAGGCGACAATCCGGTACTTTAATCCAAAAGAAAATTCTTGAAAAACACGGCATTCTACATCGCGACGCGCTACCTCCTTGCCAAAAAAGGAAGTACGGCAGTTACGTTTATTACGTGGCTTGCTGCTTTGGCAATGATGGTTGCGGTGACCGCAATGTTTATCATTATTTCGGTGTTCTCCGGTTTGGAAGATTTGAACCAGGACCTGATTGCGAACCTTCACGCCGACATCACTGTCACAAGCAAACAAGGTAAAACACTCTCAGACATTGACAAAGCCATAAATACGCTGAATTCTAACCCTGAAATTGCGCATTTCTCCAAGGTTATTAACGAGAAAGTTTATATCAGCTTTAGAGAGAATGGCGATA from Chryseobacterium suipulveris includes:
- the mce gene encoding methylmalonyl-CoA epimerase, translating into MKIEHLGIAVKSLGTSDDLFAKLLGKNSYKQESVEREGVTTSFYEVGESKIELLEATNPESPIAKFIDKKGEGIHHIAFGVEDIYEEIERLKNSGFIFISEEPKDGADNKLVVFLHPKSTNGVLVEICQEKPR
- the rbfA gene encoding 30S ribosome-binding factor RbfA, which gives rise to MNESNRQRKVAQIIQEDFAELFRKQAAESKQSFLVTVSDAKVTADLSIAKIYLSIFPQEFRNTIMKEIEENKSHYRNFIGQKMAKQVRIIPELQFYLDTSLDDVERIERELKGEGDNPVL